DNA sequence from the Triticum dicoccoides isolate Atlit2015 ecotype Zavitan unplaced genomic scaffold, WEW_v2.0 scaffold190420, whole genome shotgun sequence genome:
GAATCATGTCACTATAAACTGGTGCTCCTATCTCCAAAAGCAAAAACGAACAAATGCTACTTAAACCTAGCAATTTAGTATGCTCCAAGAGATTTGTTCATCTATCATCCTATAAAGACCTTTAGTTATCACCAATAAATATCAATGCTTTATCCTCATTAAAGTATAGCTAAGGCTACCTGCTTAATCTCTTGAATTGTCCAATCATCTTGAATTGTCCAATCGTAAACATCCAGGTTTTTCTTTATCCTTTCTTGATTTGTGCTCTTTGGTAGTACACTGTGACCCATCTGAATGTTCCAGAGCAGAGCCACCTGTCCAATTGTCTTTCCGAGTTTCtcagctattgagatgattattggTTCTTTGAGGACATTACCATTCATCCAAGTAGTACCAGGTGAACCTAGTGGTGAGCAAGCCTGCCAAGACATACTGGTGAGAACagcacgacaacaacaacaacaaaaaagtatTCCGCAAAAGCAATCCAGCTTTTTTAGTGATAAATAACACACAGGATAATCACACTAACTGTCTAATATAGAAATAGTTGAGGTAATCAGACTTACACTAAGATGAACTCCAGTTGACTGACAAAAGTTGTGGAGCTTAGTTTGCTGCCAACCAGGATGACATTCCACCTGATTAACAGCAGGAGGTACACGAGCTACAGAAAGCAAGTCACCCAACTTCTTTGATGAGAAGTTACTCACACCAATCGCGCGAACTTTGCCAGCATCATGTAACTTTTCCATTGCCCCCCAAGTAGCAGGGATGTTAGGTGTAATAAAGTTTTCAGGGATGTGGTCTGTTCCCTTCTTGACACTAAATGGGCAATGGATCTACAAACACACAGAGGATCAGAGATTTTAACCAAATCATGTGTAAATGTCATACTAAACATTTTCAACAGATAATCAGCCAACGCTAAGCTGAAGGTACCAGAACAATATATCCGACTAACCAAATCATGTGTAAATGTCATACTAAACATTTTCAACAGATTTTAACCAAATCATGTGTGAActgctaaaaacttcaaataagcaTCTATACTCGACTAGAGCTGCAGAGACAGAATTACTAAGATATCCAGAGATTGGGGGGTTTcattaatgaaatcggagggaaacctcttttattcaaaaaaaaattccagagattTGGGGTTACCATAGCTTAGAGGTGATAAACAGTTCTTCACGCTTCACTATACCCTCTTCAAATAGTGTCTTCAGGGCCAAACCAACCAGAATAATGCAAATAATTGATATCAGGCCTCCACTACTCCTGTTGTTATGTAGCACGAATCCAAAAGATACTGCAGGCAGCGTATGTCAATTTGCCACTGATATTGCAAAATAGTCCTGAATTAGTCTCGCATAGTTAAATGTTGGAAAGGGACGGACTGAAGAAATTCCCAGTAGGACAGGAGAAATGTCGAGAATTGCACTGCTTATATCACTATGCTTTTCTGTTTGCGTTTGCAAGGGCAGCAGATCAGGCGCACATTAAAAAACATACAAGACTGACCAATGTTAGAATATGTATAGGATAGAGATAGTTTCATTCAAATTGTAATCTGTCCCTATCTCCTTTTCTCCCTTCTCTCGTTATCTCATGTACCGAACTCTCCCTGAGATCGATCCTTCTCTGATCTCTTCTTGTACTCCAAGGCATTGCCAATATATATACATGCGGCCCGAGACGAAAGGGTTCAACGCTTCCAACCAAACTTACAACCAAAAGCTTACTTTTTGAGATGGACTGAACAAAAGAATCTTTACAGACAGCTGGTTGATTTGACAGTAGTTTTACTTCCTTCTCATTGCGGTATTCGCTGGCGCAATCGATGTGTCAGTAACCCGCCTGCACCATCCGGAAGCAACTACGAAACGAAATATTCACGATCTCATCAAAATAAAAACAAGGAAACAGGACAGTATGAAGGGATAGATAGAGGGTAAAAACATGCCATCAAGATGGTGAAGCGAGTGGTGAGAAAAAGAAATAGCTGGGGGTGCCGACGACGCCGGGGTCGGCCTGCCAGGTGCCGAGCCCCACCGAGGGCATCCGGTCTCCGGTGTTGAGCAGGAAGTGCTTCGCCATAGCCTCTCTTTTTCTCTCCCGCACGGCACCATAAGGGGATTGTGGAAGCAGCGGAGGTTGATATGCTAGGAGAGGTGATTGTACGTATG
Encoded proteins:
- the LOC119344880 gene encoding NADPH-dependent aldo-keto reductase, chloroplastic-like → MHKALEMRASQVVGSTHGRGCKALRKPGGGIIRLRDGGGPAGGGGLHALAFVACREVGRRRRVDGSPGGSRLQGASTGRGFVSGGLQAVPTMVIAGNVRMADIHCPFSVKKGTDHIPENFITPNIPATWGAMEKLHDAGKVRAIGVSNFSSKKLGDLLSVARVPPAVNQVECHPGWQQTKLHNFCQSTGVHLSACSPLGSPGTTWMNGNVLKEPIIISIAEKLGKTIGQVALLWNIQMGHSVLPKSTNQERIKKNLDVYDWTIQDDWTIQEIKQVALAIL